One Arachis hypogaea cultivar Tifrunner chromosome 2, arahy.Tifrunner.gnm2.J5K5, whole genome shotgun sequence genomic window, agccgtgccgtgacagggtgcgttgaacattttcactgagaggatgggaggtagccactgacaacggtgaaaccctacatacagcttgccatagaaaggagtaagaaggattggatgaagacagtaggaaagcagagagacggaagggacaaagcatcttcatacgcttatctgaaattcccaccaatgaattacataagtatctctatctttatctttatgttttattcatacatcatccataaccatttgagtctgcctgactaagatttacaaggtgaccatagcttgcttcataccaacaatctctgtgggatcgacccttactcgcgtaaggtttattacttggacgacccagtacacttgctggttagttgtgcgaagttgtgataaatagttgatattacaattgtgcgtaccatgttgatggcgccattgatgatcacaatttcgtgcatcagaAAGCAGCTAAAAACAGAATCCCATGGCCTGGTGCATTCTTAAGGTACCTTAATACTTGGTGAGCAGCTTGTAAATGAGGCATCCGCGGATCAGACATGACTTGGGCCAGTTTAGTGACAGCAAAGGTGATGTTTGGCCGGGAGATAGTAAGGTACATGAGGCGACCAATAAGCCTCCTATACGCAAAAGCATCAGGGATTAGGTCAACTTCTTTAGCTCTTAATTTgagattggcatccataggaaccgTTGCCGGCTTGCAGTCTAAGAGGTTGGTGTCATCGAGCAAAGAGAGTGTATACTTGCGCTGTGTGAGTGAAATCCCTTGAGAAGATTTGGCAAGTTCCAGGCCTAAAAAGAATTTCAAGTCCCccaatattttgagtttaaaaatGGATTGCAGCTTTAATTGAACTTTGGTCACCATATCAAGGTTAGCTCCCCCAATTATGATGTCATCTACGTATACTAATAGGAAGGTTTAAAAATCACCAGAACCTGTTGAGAACAAGGAGTAGTCACTCTTGCATTGAGTGAAACCATTTTGCTTAAGAGTTTAGCAGAATTTGTGGAACCATTGCCTCGAAGCCTGTCGGAGCCCATAAAGTGACTTTGTAAGCCTACATACAAGGCCTTTCTTGCGTTCGGGATGCCCCATTGGAACTTCCATATATACCTCTTCATCCAAATTCCCATTGAGAAATGCATTGTTGATGTCCAATTGGATTAAATGCCATTTACGCACTGTTGCAATGCCTAACAGAACTCGTACAGTGGTGACTTT contains:
- the LOC140177151 gene encoding uncharacterized mitochondrial protein AtMg00810-like; translation: MVTKVQLKLQSIFKLKILGDLKFFLGLELAKSSQGISLTQRKYTLSLLDDTNLLDCKPATVPMDANLKLRAKEVDLIPDAFAYRRLIGRLMYLTISRPNITFAVTKLAQVMSDPRMPHLQAAHQVLRYLKNAPGHGILFLAAF